From Niallia sp. Man26:
CTTCAGCTACAGCAACGGCAAAAGCCGCATTAAAGGTATCGCCTGCACCTGTTGTGTCAACTGCCTCAACAGAATAAGCGGGGATAACTATTTCATTGATTCCATCATAATAACGAACTCCATTTTTACCTTCAGTAACCAGCAATTTATTTGGAAACTCTTTTAATACTTCATGGATATCCTTGTCCTCAAAAAGAATAGCAGCTTCCGATTCATTTGGTGTAAGATAAGTAGCCTTTTCAATGACCGTTTTACTAATAGGTCTTGCTGGCGCTGGGTTTAGTAATAAAGGCACATTATTTGCAAAGCAAATTTCTGCTACATATTCTACTGTTTCCTTAGGAATTTCTTGCTGGATTAGGACAACATCTGATTCAGAGATAACATTCAATGCTTTTTCAACTAGATCAGGTGTGACATAATCATTAGCACCTTTCACGACGATAATGCTGTTATCACCTTCTGCTAAGGTAATATGCGCTGTACCTGTTTCCGAATGTGTAACCCGTTCCACATAGGTTGTATTAACACCATTAGCAGTGAAATTGTTAATGATCGTTTCACCGAAATTATCTTCTCCTACACAACCGACCATAAATACTTCAGCACCAAGTCTGGCAGCTGCGACAGCCTGGTTAGCTCCTTTGCCACCAGGGACTGTCTTAAAGCTTTCTCCTATAATCGTTTCCCCTTGATTTGGTCGTTTGGAAGTTGTTACAACTAAATCTATAGAAGAACTACCAATAATCGTCATTTTAATCATTTTTCTCAACCTTTCTTGTTGTTTGCCTTTCAATAAAGGTAACAGGCATTTGGATATTCTTATTCACTAACGGCTTATTATCGATTAGATTTATTAATAGTTTTGCTGCTTCTCTTCCCATATCATAAGCAGGCTGTCTAATAGTAGAAAGGGACGGGAACAGCAGCTTGCTAAGCGGTATATCATCATATCCGATAATTTGTAAGTCATCGGGAATAGATCTTCCTATTCGCAACGCCTCATGTAGAATAGCTGCTGCACTAAGGTCGTTGCTTGCAATTACCCCGTCTGTTTCAGGAAATTTCTCAAATAGAGTTTTAGCCATTTTTTCAGCATCGTGAAAGCCAAACGATGAAGTAATTACCTGAAAGTCTACATTAGCATTACATAGCTCATCAACAGCACCTTTGAATCTGTCTTGTGCTGTCCTTAGTTCAATCGGTCCTCGAAGTAAAGCAATTCGCTTACTGCCTCTTCTAACCATTTCTTGTGCTGCTTTTTTCCCTCCAGCCAATCCATCTGCATACACAGAAGGATAAGTGCCTGTTATTCGATCCAGTAAGACGACAGGAAAAGACAGGTTTTCGTAAAGTTTTGTTTCCGCCTGATTTGTTGCTGAAATAATGCCTATTACATTATTTTGGTTAAAAGTCTGTATGTAATCTATTTCTTTTTCTAATTTTTCATCAGCATTCCCAATAATTAAATGAAGTCCCTGCTCCTGCATTTCGTCCTCTACCCCTCGAGCTAACTCAGGAAAGAAGGGATTTCTGATATCGGGAAGCAATAATCCAATTAATCGTGACTTTTTTTTATAAAGAGATCTTGCCACTTCATTTGGTTTGTAATTTAATTCTTTAATTGCCTCGTTTACTAGCTTCCTAGTATCTTCATGTGCATACCCTTTATTGTTTAATACTCTTGAGACGGTCGCCACAGATACTCCAGCTCTTTTCGCAACATCCCGTATAGTAGCCATGAATTCACCTCTCTTGTGTAACCGGTTACACACATAATATCATAGTATTATTTCCTATGCAACATTAAATATTATGGCCAGCCGGTTTAATCCATAAAAAAAAGCAGCAATCAGAAAACAGCTACTACAGAAACGCTTTTATTCTCTGTCTGCAATTCGTTGCTTATCCTTTACAGCATCTAGATTGCTGCTTCCCCGACCAATAAAGAGGATATCTGTTTCCTCACTAAGCTGAAATTGTTCTTACATTCTTTCTATTAGAATATCTAGAACACCTAGTGGATTTAGTATTAATTCTCCGGTTTCAATTGTTCTAGAAACTCGGAAATTTCGCTTTTGGAGTGGACAGCAAGATCGATACATCTATAATTCCCAGCACCTTTAAACAAAATCAATTGCTTCTTAGTCCACCCGATTCCTTTCTCGTAACAGCTTGCCTTGTCAACAGTTTCTCCATATAATCAGTTTCCTGAAGTAAGTCCGATGGTTACTTTGTTGTTCGCTTCTTGGATTTGTTCTATTCTATTTTTGAAGCTAACTACTTCTCCAACAACTATCATAGCTGGGTTCTTTATTTTCGCCTTTTGAGCAAGGCTTACAATACTTCCAATTGTACCTGTTATTGTCTTCTGTTCAGGCGTGGTACCTTCTTGAATAATGGCGACAGGTGTATCTTTGCACTTACCATGCTTGACTAATTGTTCACATATATATGGTAAATTCCCTACTCCCATATAAATAGCTAATGTATCAACCGATTTGACAAGACTTTCCCACTTGATGTCTGCTGGTTCTCCGTTTTTGCAATGACCTGTAATGATTGCGAATGAATTGCCAAGTTCTCGGTGTGTGATGGGAATTCCGGCATAAGCTGGGGCTGCAATCCCAGCTGTTACACCTGGTACGACTTCGTAAGCAATATTGTTCTTTACCAATTCCTCAATCTCTTCCGCCCCTCTGCCAAACACAAAGGGGTCTCCCCCTTTAAGTCTAGTAACCACTTTTCCTAAGCGAGCATAATGGACTAATAGCTGATTAATCATTTCTTGTGGCATGGTATGAAATTTCGGCTGTTTCCCACAATAAATTAATTCTGCATGAGGTTTTGCTTCCCGTAACAATTCTCTATTGACTAAACGATCATATACAATAACATCAGCCTGCTGTATACATCTCAATCCTTTAATTGTAAGTAAGTCCAGATTACCAGGGCCCGCTCCAACTATATATACTTTTCCCATCATCTTCCCCCCTTAAATCACATGTTATGTTTCAGCAATATAGTCTTCCTTCTTTGAAACAACCATTTCTTTTTTCTTTTTCACTTTATGATGAGTAAAGTATAATGCTAAACCTGTAAATATAACCCCACTTACCAAATTCCCAAATAGCACAGGGAGCTGATTCCAAAGCCACCAATCTGCTAAAGAAACATCCGCACCTAACATCATCCCTGCAGGAATCACAAACATATTTACGACAGCATGTTCAAAGCCTTGTGCAAAAAAGATTAATATCGGCAACCACATGGCAACAATTTTCCCGATTGTGTTTGTCGATGTCATCGCCATGACTGCCCCTAATGTTACCATCCAATTACATAGTAATGCTTTCACAAACACGACGATTAAACCATCACTGCCTAGATTTGCATACAATAGCGTTTTTGCTTCTGCAACTGCGATAATTTTTGCTGCAATAGCATTATCAGTAACATGACTAAGTTGTGTAATTGCAATCACATATAAAAAAGCATACAGCCCTGCTCCTATTAAATGACCAATAATGACCCAAAACCAGTTGGAGAGCATTTGGGATATAGAAACCCTTTTCTCTAAAACCGCTAAAGGTATGAGCGCAAAACTCCCTGTTACTAGTTCAAGCCCAAGCAGTATGACTAATACAAAGCAAGCTGGAAATAAGATTGCTCCCAAAATCCCCATTCCTGTTTGAATTTCAGCGGTAAATGCCAATGTTGTCCCAAACCCAAGGAGGGCACCTGCCAGCCCTCCTCTAATTAACATATCTATAATAGATAATTTTGCTTTTGCTTCACCAGCCTCAATCATGCCCTGCACTACTTGATCTGTCTTTACGAATGACATAATACCCCTCCTTTAGTAAAATCAGATGACAATGTATACAAGGTTCTCTTCCACTTCCACTTTATATGCTTTAACACAACCATGATCTGGCGCTTGAGCCTGACCGTCACACACATTAATTTTCCAATCATGCATCGGACAAAATACATGGTCTCCGCTAACCATTCCCTCCGCAAGCACTCCCCCTTTATGGGGGCATCGATTCTCAATGGCACGAACATCCCCATTTGCCAGCTTGAATAAGGCAATTTCTTCTTTTCCAATATAAGCTGTTTTCCCTAGGCGGTCTGGCAAATCCGTATATTTTCCGATTAATACTCTTCCTATTGTATTTTCCATAATTACTCCCCCTATCTATCATTTAGAAGTTACTGGAACATTAACTGTTTCATAAAGTCTTTTTACTAAACTTTCATCCTTAAGTGTTTCACTCCATGGTTCTTGCACCGTTTCTAAAGTTATATCCATGCGTTTATTTAATTCATCGCGCAAGCCTTTATCTTCAAGTTTTTCTTTCACCTTATCAATCCCGAGACGGCCAACCCATACAGATGTTCTTTCTAAGTAATTCGCTGTTTCTCTATAGTACTGTAAAAAGGCTCCAGTCCATTCCAGTACCTCGGCTTTCGTTTTAACCTTAACGAGTAAGTCACCTTCCCTAAGATCTGTACCTGCATTGCCGCCTACATAGAGCTCCCAAACTCCATCTAAACCAACGACTCCAACATCCTTAATACCACTTTCAGCACAGTTTCTTGGACAAGCTGATACGGCCATTTTTATTTTATGCGGTCCATTCAACCCTTCAAATTTTTTCTCTAAATCAATCCCCATCCCTACTGAATCTTGAGTACCAAAGCGACAGAAGTCAGCACCAACACAAGTTTTTACTGTACGCAGTCCCTTAGAATATGCATGTCCTGACGGCATACCAAGTTCTGCCCAAATATTTGGTAAGTCTTGCTTTTGTACACCAAGCAAATTAATACGTTGTCCACCAGTTAATTTAATCATTTTTACCTTATATTTATCTGCTACATCAGCAATCTTTCTAAGATCATCTGCATTTGTAACACCGCCATACATTCTTGGAATGACACTAAAGGTACCATTATTTTGAATATTCGCATGCAATCTTTCATTAACAAAACGAGATTCCCGTTCGTCCTTATATTCTGTTGGATTAAGCATGCCTAAATAATAATTTAATGCTGGTCTGCATTTAGAGCATCCTTCATCATTTTTCCATCCTAATACATTCATAACTTCCCTTGTATGTGTAAGCTGCTTTTCCTTTATTTCATTAACAACTTCATCCCTCGATAAAGTGGTACAAGCACAGATCGATTCCTTTTGATCTTCACTATATTTATCACCGAGTGTAAATTCCAATAGATCAGCCACTAATGACTTACATGAACCACAGGAACGTGATGCGTTCGTACACCCCTTCACTTGTTCAACTGTTGTAAGTCCATCATTTTTTATTGCCGAAACAATATGCCCCTTCGTTACCCCATTACATCCACATACCACTTCATCATCTGTCATTTGGGCTACTAAGCTACTTCCTGTTTCCTCCGTCTGATTAGATTCAGTGTATTCCTCTATAGATGCACCATTCTTGATTAAATTTAATAACCGATTACCTTCCTTCGTTTCGCCAAACAGGACTGCTCCAGCTATTTTCCCTTGCTCGATAATGATTTTTTTATAAGTTCCATTCCAATCATCTAACATTTTAATCGCCTTAGTATTCTCATCCTCTAGGATTTTACCAGTTGAGAAGACATCTACACCAGACACTTTTAATTGTGAAGAAAGAACGGACCCTTTGTATCCCTCACTGTATACACTGCAAATTCGTTTAGCTAACACTTCCCCCTGTTGATAAAGCGGGGCAACTAAGCCGTAAACCATTCCCCTGTGCTCTGCACATTCTCCGACAGCAAATATATTAGGAATTTCTGTTTCCATAAAATCATTTACGACGATCCCCCGATTAACAGGAATGCCAGTTTTTTTA
This genomic window contains:
- the rbsK gene encoding ribokinase — translated: MIKMTIIGSSSIDLVVTTSKRPNQGETIIGESFKTVPGGKGANQAVAAARLGAEVFMVGCVGEDNFGETIINNFTANGVNTTYVERVTHSETGTAHITLAEGDNSIIVVKGANDYVTPDLVEKALNVISESDVVLIQQEIPKETVEYVAEICFANNVPLLLNPAPARPISKTVIEKATYLTPNESEAAILFEDKDIHEVLKEFPNKLLVTEGKNGVRYYDGINEIVIPAYSVEAVDTTGAGDTFNAAFAVAVAEGKSMEDSIRFANRAASLSVTKFGAQGGMPTREEVEGSL
- a CDS encoding LacI family DNA-binding transcriptional regulator, which translates into the protein MATIRDVAKRAGVSVATVSRVLNNKGYAHEDTRKLVNEAIKELNYKPNEVARSLYKKKSRLIGLLLPDIRNPFFPELARGVEDEMQEQGLHLIIGNADEKLEKEIDYIQTFNQNNVIGIISATNQAETKLYENLSFPVVLLDRITGTYPSVYADGLAGGKKAAQEMVRRGSKRIALLRGPIELRTAQDRFKGAVDELCNANVDFQVITSSFGFHDAEKMAKTLFEKFPETDGVIASNDLSAAAILHEALRIGRSIPDDLQIIGYDDIPLSKLLFPSLSTIRQPAYDMGREAAKLLINLIDNKPLVNKNIQMPVTFIERQTTRKVEKND
- the cobA gene encoding uroporphyrinogen-III C-methyltransferase; the protein is MGKVYIVGAGPGNLDLLTIKGLRCIQQADVIVYDRLVNRELLREAKPHAELIYCGKQPKFHTMPQEMINQLLVHYARLGKVVTRLKGGDPFVFGRGAEEIEELVKNNIAYEVVPGVTAGIAAPAYAGIPITHRELGNSFAIITGHCKNGEPADIKWESLVKSVDTLAIYMGVGNLPYICEQLVKHGKCKDTPVAIIQEGTTPEQKTITGTIGSIVSLAQKAKIKNPAMIVVGEVVSFKNRIEQIQEANNKVTIGLTSGN
- a CDS encoding formate/nitrite transporter family protein, with the protein product MSFVKTDQVVQGMIEAGEAKAKLSIIDMLIRGGLAGALLGFGTTLAFTAEIQTGMGILGAILFPACFVLVILLGLELVTGSFALIPLAVLEKRVSISQMLSNWFWVIIGHLIGAGLYAFLYVIAITQLSHVTDNAIAAKIIAVAEAKTLLYANLGSDGLIVVFVKALLCNWMVTLGAVMAMTSTNTIGKIVAMWLPILIFFAQGFEHAVVNMFVIPAGMMLGADVSLADWWLWNQLPVLFGNLVSGVIFTGLALYFTHHKVKKKKEMVVSKKEDYIAET
- the nirD gene encoding nitrite reductase small subunit NirD; translated protein: MMENTIGRVLIGKYTDLPDRLGKTAYIGKEEIALFKLANGDVRAIENRCPHKGGVLAEGMVSGDHVFCPMHDWKINVCDGQAQAPDHGCVKAYKVEVEENLVYIVI
- the nirB gene encoding nitrite reductase large subunit NirB produces the protein MLKRKLILIGNGMAGIRTIEEILKIDPDEFDITVFGSEPHPNYNRIQLSKVLQGDTTVADITLNDWNWYENNNIRLYPGESVINIDTKKQIVSTDKNREEPYDKLIIATGSNPFMLPLPGSDKQGVTAFRDIKDCETMLHYSKKHQKAAVIGGGLLGLEAARGLLNLGMKVDVIHINDYLMDRQLDRDAGKMLQKELENQGMNFLLNKQTTEILGKKHVTGLRFKTGDKIEADLVVMAVGIKPNVELAKKTGIPVNRGIVVNDFMETEIPNIFAVGECAEHRGMVYGLVAPLYQQGEVLAKRICSVYSEGYKGSVLSSQLKVSGVDVFSTGKILEDENTKAIKMLDDWNGTYKKIIIEQGKIAGAVLFGETKEGNRLLNLIKNGASIEEYTESNQTEETGSSLVAQMTDDEVVCGCNGVTKGHIVSAIKNDGLTTVEQVKGCTNASRSCGSCKSLVADLLEFTLGDKYSEDQKESICACTTLSRDEVVNEIKEKQLTHTREVMNVLGWKNDEGCSKCRPALNYYLGMLNPTEYKDERESRFVNERLHANIQNNGTFSVIPRMYGGVTNADDLRKIADVADKYKVKMIKLTGGQRINLLGVQKQDLPNIWAELGMPSGHAYSKGLRTVKTCVGADFCRFGTQDSVGMGIDLEKKFEGLNGPHKIKMAVSACPRNCAESGIKDVGVVGLDGVWELYVGGNAGTDLREGDLLVKVKTKAEVLEWTGAFLQYYRETANYLERTSVWVGRLGIDKVKEKLEDKGLRDELNKRMDITLETVQEPWSETLKDESLVKRLYETVNVPVTSK